A region of Nostoc sp. 'Peltigera membranacea cyanobiont' N6 DNA encodes the following proteins:
- a CDS encoding AraC family transcriptional regulator: protein MNAAKTSEKSDIALMNNPQAKREVDRAQAHRDELTERIAQAIRHDGTIEPLKGLHFNRSSSPSECIHSVSIPAFCAIAQGSKEVLLGSDRYQYDPMHYLLATAELPIVSQILEASKAQPYFSLRLDLDPTLVGSVMVEAGYPSSRSRADVKAIDVSPLNANLLDAVVRLVRLLDSPTEAHVLAPLIKREIIYRLLMGEQGNRLRHIAVLGGYTYHIARAIERLRKDFNEPLRIESIARELGMSVSGFHHHFKSVTAMSPLQFQKQLRLQEARRLMLGESLDASSAAYRVGYDDASHFNREYKRLFGAPPIRDVERLREAARETASSI from the coding sequence ATGAACGCTGCCAAAACGAGTGAAAAGTCCGATATCGCTTTAATGAACAACCCGCAGGCAAAGCGCGAGGTAGACAGAGCGCAAGCCCACAGAGACGAACTGACTGAGCGGATTGCACAGGCTATTCGTCATGATGGGACGATTGAGCCACTGAAAGGATTGCACTTCAACCGCTCCTCCTCACCTTCGGAATGCATTCATAGTGTCTCTATCCCTGCCTTTTGTGCGATCGCTCAGGGCAGCAAAGAAGTTCTTCTGGGCAGCGATCGCTATCAATATGACCCGATGCATTATCTGCTTGCTACAGCCGAACTGCCGATTGTCAGTCAAATTCTGGAAGCGTCAAAGGCGCAACCGTACTTTAGCCTTCGCCTCGATCTCGACCCCACCCTTGTTGGCTCAGTGATGGTCGAGGCAGGGTATCCCTCATCGCGCAGCCGTGCTGATGTGAAAGCGATTGACGTAAGTCCGTTGAATGCAAATCTGTTGGACGCTGTGGTGCGGCTCGTCAGGCTTCTAGATTCCCCTACAGAAGCTCATGTTCTCGCACCACTGATTAAGCGGGAAATCATTTACCGACTCCTGATGGGAGAGCAAGGTAATCGGCTCCGTCATATTGCAGTTCTGGGTGGCTACACATACCACATTGCCAGAGCCATCGAGCGACTTCGTAAAGACTTTAACGAGCCACTTCGGATTGAAAGTATCGCACGAGAGCTTGGAATGAGTGTTTCGGGCTTTCACCATCACTTTAAATCTGTCACTGCAATGAGTCCCTTACAGTTCCAGAAACAACTGCGGCTACAGGAGGCTCGCCGTCTGATGCTGGGGGAAAGCCTTGACGCTAGCAGTGCTGCCTACCGAGTGGGTTATGATGATGCCTCGCACTTCAACAGGGAGTACAAGCGGCTCTTTGGTGCGCCACCGATACGCGATGTGGAGCGGCTGCGAGAAGCTGCTAGAGAGACTGCTAGTTCAATATGA
- a CDS encoding aldo/keto reductase, with product MQKRKLGNSNLEVSAIGLGCMGMSFSYGPPKDIQEMTALLHAAVERGVTFFDTAEVYGPLLNEELVGEALAPFRGQVAIATKFGFDLSPNSDPRGMKGSPGLNSRPEHIKEAVEGSLKRLKVETIDLLYQHRVDPNVPIEDVAGAVKELIQSGKVKHFGLSEAGVQTIRRAHAVQPIAALQSEYSLWTRTPEKEVIPTLEELGIGFVPYSPLGKGFLTGKMDQSTTFDSSDFRSTLPRFTPEALKANQALIDLLGSIAEQKQATPAQIALAWLLAQKPWIVPIPGTTKLHRLDENIGGVSVELTPDDLHDIDDAASKIVVQGARYPEKLEQMTGR from the coding sequence ATGCAAAAGCGCAAACTTGGAAACAGTAACTTGGAAGTTTCGGCCATTGGACTCGGTTGTATGGGAATGAGCTTTTCCTATGGCCCGCCCAAAGACATACAGGAGATGACCGCACTTCTTCATGCCGCCGTCGAACGCGGCGTTACATTCTTTGACACCGCCGAGGTCTACGGCCCGTTATTGAACGAAGAGCTTGTGGGCGAAGCCCTCGCTCCTTTTCGGGGGCAAGTGGCGATCGCCACCAAATTCGGATTCGACCTGAGTCCTAATTCTGATCCCCGTGGTATGAAGGGTTCACCAGGACTGAATAGCCGACCAGAGCATATCAAGGAAGCTGTGGAGGGTTCGCTCAAGCGACTCAAGGTCGAGACAATAGACCTGCTCTATCAGCACCGGGTTGACCCGAACGTGCCGATTGAAGACGTGGCAGGAGCGGTGAAGGAACTTATTCAGTCAGGTAAGGTGAAGCACTTCGGACTTTCTGAAGCCGGCGTGCAAACGATCCGTCGCGCACACGCGGTTCAGCCGATCGCGGCTCTCCAGAGTGAATACTCACTATGGACGAGAACGCCTGAAAAGGAAGTGATACCGACCCTTGAGGAACTCGGAATTGGCTTTGTTCCGTATAGCCCATTGGGCAAGGGCTTTCTGACTGGCAAAATGGATCAAAGCACTACATTCGATAGTTCCGACTTCCGCAGCACCCTACCTCGCTTCACGCCGGAGGCTCTCAAGGCAAATCAAGCCTTAATCGATCTGCTTGGCAGCATCGCAGAACAGAAGCAGGCGACCCCTGCTCAGATTGCGCTTGCTTGGCTGCTGGCTCAGAAACCGTGGATTGTTCCAATCCCAGGTACTACGAAGCTGCATCGCTTGGACGAAAACATCGGGGGAGTATCCGTCGAACTCACGCCCGACGATCTGCATGACATTGATGATGCGGCCTCCAAGATCGTGGTGCAAGGGGCTCGGTATCCCGAAAAATTGGAGCAAATGACAGGTCGCTAA
- a CDS encoding ABC transporter ATP-binding protein, which produces MAQVGIEVKDLNFSWPNGEKVIKSCSLEVPQGEFWMLLGTNGSGKSTLLRLLAGLLAAESGEIRVLHPVGFVFQNPDHQLVMPTVGADVAFGLVEEKLPPAATRARVEEALGAVNLLTLQRRPIYALSGGQKQRVAIAGAIARRCEVLLLDEPTALLDPDSQLDLVASVRRLVKSRGITALWVTHRLDELNYCDGAFLLEKGSLVDRGEAQRLKQRLMEVHSEAS; this is translated from the coding sequence ATGGCTCAAGTGGGCATTGAGGTCAAGGATTTAAATTTCAGTTGGCCAAATGGAGAGAAAGTTATCAAATCTTGCTCTTTAGAAGTACCCCAGGGTGAGTTTTGGATGCTCTTGGGTACAAATGGCAGTGGAAAATCAACGTTACTGAGACTGCTGGCCGGGTTATTAGCTGCTGAATCTGGCGAAATTCGGGTTTTGCACCCCGTTGGCTTTGTCTTCCAAAATCCAGATCATCAACTGGTGATGCCAACAGTTGGTGCTGATGTGGCTTTTGGATTGGTGGAAGAAAAGTTGCCACCTGCTGCCACTAGAGCCAGGGTTGAGGAGGCGCTAGGGGCGGTGAATTTGCTTACCCTGCAACGACGACCTATTTATGCACTCTCTGGAGGACAGAAACAACGAGTGGCGATCGCAGGTGCGATCGCCCGTCGCTGTGAAGTCTTATTATTAGATGAACCTACTGCCTTACTAGATCCAGATAGCCAGTTGGATTTAGTTGCTAGTGTCCGTCGCCTTGTTAAAAGCAGAGGGATCACAGCCCTGTGGGTAACACATCGATTAGACGAGTTAAATTACTGTGACGGCGCTTTTTTGCTAGAAAAAGGCTCTCTGGTAGATAGAGGTGAAGCCCAACGTCTCAAACAACGTCTGATGGAGGTACACAGCGAAGCCTCTTAA
- a CDS encoding NYN domain-containing protein, whose translation MSRSLLQAVLLVDGYNIIGAWPCLKKTRDSVGLEAARGELVEAMTGYSAFQGYATQIVFDAQYQNTSSNKEIITELLSVYYTDFGQTADTYIEKSCASFRHQIAQSLISRVIVATSDRAQQLMIQGYGAEWLSAQQLCGEVEATVCRMRQKYHTRKQSKSRFLANAIDAKARQRLAELRMGL comes from the coding sequence ATGTCCCGTTCCTTACTCCAAGCCGTTTTGTTAGTGGACGGCTACAATATCATAGGCGCTTGGCCTTGCCTTAAAAAAACGCGTGATAGCGTTGGATTAGAGGCCGCACGGGGCGAACTTGTGGAAGCAATGACTGGTTATAGTGCGTTTCAAGGTTATGCAACTCAGATAGTTTTTGATGCCCAATATCAGAACACCTCTAGTAATAAAGAAATAATTACTGAGCTTTTATCTGTTTATTACACTGATTTTGGGCAGACCGCAGATACTTATATTGAAAAATCCTGTGCTTCTTTTCGCCACCAAATAGCCCAATCTTTGATTTCTCGTGTGATTGTTGCTACATCAGATCGGGCGCAGCAGTTGATGATACAGGGGTATGGGGCTGAATGGTTGTCGGCACAACAACTCTGTGGGGAAGTGGAAGCTACTGTCTGTCGGATGCGACAAAAGTATCATACGCGCAAACAATCGAAGAGTAGATTTTTAGCTAATGCCATTGATGCGAAGGCAAGGCAGCGTTTGGCTGAATTACGAATGGGATTATAG